Proteins encoded in a region of the Cygnus olor isolate bCygOlo1 chromosome 4, bCygOlo1.pri.v2, whole genome shotgun sequence genome:
- the LYAR gene encoding cell growth-regulating nucleolar protein, whose protein sequence is MVVFTCNSCGESVKKAQVEKHVNICRNCQCLSCMDCGKDFWGDDYKDHVKCVSEDQKYGGKDFEAKTNKGDVKQQAWIQKIHEVMKKPNVNPKVRNILEQMRIFDNIPRKKVKFQNWMKNSLRITDSTLQDQVWDIFSEATRDVSGKKEHDKPQQKEEVQSAESGEKTVAKENGVTDDKTERKKNKRERKEERQKNNKKEKKELKLENQPASSETKKNKKSKKGKESLENEFEINGNGHQNEIEEETNRKKRKRKHAEEEPHITKKRMKTESISEDMETENTDGNEETVGTDKGKFNWKGTIKAVLKQAPDNEISIKKLRKKVIAQYYAVAGEHHKSEEDILVIFNKKVNNNPKFKVLKDKVKLLK, encoded by the exons ATGGTAGTTTTCACGTGCAATTCCTGCGGAGAGTCTGTGAAGAAAGCACAAGTTGAAAAACATGTGAACATCTGCAGAAACTGCCAGTGCCTTTCTTGCATGGATTGTGGCAAGGATTTCTG GGGCGATGACTATAAAGACCATGTGAAGTGTGTAAGTGAAGACCAGAAATACGGTGGAAAAGATTTTGAAGCCAAAACCAACAAAGGAGATGTTAAACAACAGGCGTGGATTCAG AAAATTCATGAAGTAATGAAGAAGCCAAATGTCAACCCTAAAGTGCGGAACATTTTAGAGCAAATGCGTATCTTTGATAAcattccaagaaaaaaagtaaaatttcag aaTTGGATGAAGAACAGTTTGAGAATTACTGACAGCACTTTGCAAGACCAGGTGTgggatattttttctgaagcaacCAGAGAT GTGTCAGGCAAAAAAGAACATGACAAaccacaacagaaggaagaagtcCAGTCTGcagaaagtggggaaaaaacagtggcaaaagaaaatggagttaCAGATGATAAAACTGAGCGGAAAAAGAATAAGAGAGAACgaaaagaagagagacaaaagaacaacaagaaggagaaaaaagaattgaaattGGAAAACCAGCCTGCaagctcagaaacaaaaaagaataaaaagtctaaaaaaggaaaggagagctTGGAgaatgaatttgaaataaatggaaatggcCATCAGAATGAAatagaagaggaaacaaatagaaagaaacGCAAACGTAAACATGCAGAAG AGGAACCTCATATCacaaaaaagagaatgaaaactgaaagcatttcagaagacatggaaacagaaaacaccGATGGCAATGAAGAAACTGTGGGAACAGATAAAG GTAAATTCAACTGGAAAGGAACCATCAAAGCTGTTCTGAAACAGGCTCCAGATAAtgaaatttcaattaaaaaactACGAAAAAAG GTTATAGCTCAGTATTATGCAGTAGCTGGTGAGCATCACAAATCAGAAGAGGATATTCTAGTCATATTTAATAAGAAAGTGAATAACAATCCCAAATTCAAAGTTTTAAAGGACAAAGTGAAACTCCTGAAGTAA